The proteins below are encoded in one region of Corynebacterium sphenisci DSM 44792:
- a CDS encoding FAD-binding oxidoreductase translates to MTGEDERRAGTAVVLEAQRRTREVTVVRLHCPDCPDYAPGQHLEVTGPGLGGLRRRLSPAVPANPEGLLEFHIRVVPGGRASRILATARHGDHWRISGPAGGPPAGFGAADIGRHHLGLLPRDMLLIAGGTGLAPLRAMILAAAEHRDPPRMHLVLGARTPGGLYDLRTMTELSRSLGFLTLDTAVEDRTEDRFTWPTAFCRHHLAPLARRGRAVDVAARTGAWRRRRVLLAGSPAMMRGTAAGLMRAGADPLAIAAIDG, encoded by the coding sequence GTGACCGGCGAGGACGAGAGGCGGGCGGGCACCGCCGTGGTGCTGGAGGCGCAGCGGCGCACCCGCGAGGTCACCGTGGTGCGGCTGCACTGCCCGGACTGCCCCGACTACGCCCCCGGCCAGCACCTGGAGGTCACCGGCCCGGGGCTGGGCGGGCTGCGCCGCCGGCTGAGCCCCGCGGTGCCCGCCAACCCGGAGGGCCTGCTCGAGTTCCACATCCGGGTGGTGCCCGGGGGCCGGGCCTCGAGGATCCTGGCCACCGCCCGGCACGGCGACCACTGGCGGATCAGCGGCCCCGCGGGCGGGCCCCCGGCCGGCTTCGGCGCCGCCGACATCGGCCGGCACCACCTGGGCCTGCTGCCCCGGGACATGCTGCTCATCGCCGGCGGCACCGGCCTGGCCCCGCTGCGCGCGATGATCCTCGCCGCCGCCGAGCACCGGGACCCGCCCCGGATGCACCTGGTGCTCGGGGCGCGCACCCCCGGCGGCCTCTACGATCTGCGCACCATGACCGAGCTGTCCCGCAGCCTCGGCTTCCTCACCCTGGACACCGCGGTGGAGGACCGCACCGAGGACCGCTTCACCTGGCCCACCGCCTTCTGCCGGCACCATCTGGCGCCGCTGGCCCGGCGCGGCCGGGCCGTGGACGTCGCCGCCCGCACCGGCGCCTGGCGGCGCCGCCGGGTGCTGCTCGCCGGCTCCCCGGCGATGATGCGCGGCACCGCCGCCGGGCTGATGCGCGCCGGCGCCGACCCGCTGGCCATCGCCGCCATCGACGGCTGA
- a CDS encoding SDR family oxidoreductase codes for MTTKKTALITGAGRGIGRRTAELLLADGWTVGVYDVSGDQSWAADVRGAVPGHLDVTDPESWEAALAEFTAAAGGLNLLVNNAGILFGGEFMDNSYKGDSMIVDVNVKGVLYGARAAFPHLKATRAAGGRAQMVSISSAAAIYGTPDLAVYSTTKFAVRGATEALEVEWLEHGIEVKAVWPLFTNTGMLDGVDVGGMRRMGVKLTPEDVAQEIVRCIDHDNLASKAPTKVHFPVGLQAKALYAGAHFSPNWVTRFFNAKLTTSRRVGI; via the coding sequence ATGACCACGAAGAAGACCGCCCTCATCACCGGCGCGGGCCGCGGCATCGGCCGCCGCACCGCGGAACTGCTGCTCGCCGACGGCTGGACCGTCGGCGTCTACGACGTCTCCGGGGACCAGTCCTGGGCCGCGGACGTCCGCGGCGCCGTGCCCGGCCACCTCGACGTCACCGACCCGGAGAGCTGGGAGGCCGCGCTGGCGGAGTTCACCGCGGCCGCCGGCGGGCTGAACCTGCTGGTGAACAACGCGGGCATCCTCTTCGGCGGGGAGTTCATGGACAACTCCTACAAGGGCGACTCCATGATCGTGGACGTCAACGTCAAGGGGGTGCTCTACGGGGCGCGGGCGGCCTTCCCGCATCTCAAGGCGACCCGGGCCGCCGGCGGGCGGGCGCAGATGGTGTCCATCTCCTCGGCGGCGGCGATCTACGGCACCCCGGATCTCGCCGTGTACTCCACCACCAAGTTCGCCGTGCGCGGGGCCACCGAGGCCCTGGAGGTGGAGTGGCTGGAGCACGGCATCGAGGTCAAGGCGGTCTGGCCGCTGTTCACCAACACCGGGATGCTCGACGGGGTGGACGTCGGCGGGATGCGCCGGATGGGCGTGAAGCTCACCCCCGAGGACGTGGCGCAGGAGATCGTGCGCTGCATCGACCACGACAACCTCGCCTCCAAGGCGCCGACGAAGGTGCATTTCCCGGTGGGCCTGCAGGCCAAGGCGCTCTACGCGGGGGCGCATTTCTCCCCGAACTGGGTGACCCGCTTCTTCAACGCGAAGCTGACCACCTCCCGGAGGGTCGGCATCTAG
- the clpB gene encoding ATP-dependent chaperone ClpB codes for MSFTPTTKTNEALQAALQSASAAGNPDIRPGHLLVALLEQSEGIAAPLLTAAGVAPEGVLTRARELVAGYPKASGANLANPQFNRDALNALTSAEELAGELGDEYVSAEVLLIGIATGAADAAELLQSAGATPEALKGALTSVRGNRRVTTEDPEGQFQALEKYATDLTARAREGKIDPVIGRDAEIRRVVQVLSRRTKNNPVLIGEPGVGKTAIVEGLARRIVEGDVPESLKGKTLMALDLGSMVAGAKYRGEFEERLKAVLDEIKDSDGQIVTFIDEIHTIVGAGATGEGSMDAGNMIKPMLARGELRLVGATTLDEYRKYIEKDAALERRFQQVFAAEPSVEDTVGILRGLKERYEVHHGVRITDSALVAAATLSDRYITSRFLPDKAIDLVDEAASRLRMEIDSSPEEIDSAERIVRRLEIEEMALEKETDAASAERLEKLREELADEREKLTQLSTRWQNERSSIDEVRKVREELDGLRTESDKAEREGDYGRVAELRYGRIPELEKRLAAAEEKIGEDGSDADAMLKEEVTTQEVAEVVSAWTGIPAGKMMQGETEKLLAMEQVLAGRVVGQEEAVAAVSDAVRRTRAGVSDPNRPTGSFLFLGPTGVGKTELAKALAEFLFDDERAMVRIDMSEYGEKHSVARLIGAPPGYVGYDAGGQLTEAVRRRPYTVVLFDEVEKAHQDVFDVLLQVLDEGRLTDGQGRTVDFRNTILILTSNLGAGGDREQVMAAVKAAFKPEFINRLDDVVVFDALSTGQLRGIVDLQIAQLAERLAQRRLTLDVADGAKDWLAERGYDPAYGARPLRRLVQKAIGDELARRLLAGDVRDGDRVEVHVAEDGEHLAVTGYDEEGEPRVTAE; via the coding sequence GTGTCGTTCACCCCGACCACGAAGACCAACGAGGCCCTGCAGGCCGCGTTGCAGTCGGCGTCCGCCGCCGGCAACCCCGACATCCGGCCCGGCCACCTGCTGGTGGCCCTGCTGGAGCAGTCCGAGGGCATCGCCGCGCCGCTGCTCACCGCCGCCGGCGTGGCCCCCGAGGGCGTGCTCACCCGCGCCCGCGAGCTCGTCGCCGGCTACCCGAAGGCCTCCGGCGCGAACCTCGCCAACCCCCAGTTCAACCGGGACGCGCTCAATGCGCTGACCTCCGCCGAGGAGCTCGCCGGGGAACTCGGCGACGAGTACGTCTCCGCGGAGGTGCTGCTCATCGGCATCGCCACCGGCGCCGCGGACGCCGCGGAGCTGCTGCAGTCCGCCGGGGCCACCCCGGAGGCGCTCAAGGGCGCGCTGACCAGCGTGCGCGGCAACCGCCGGGTCACCACCGAGGACCCCGAGGGCCAGTTCCAGGCCCTGGAGAAGTACGCCACCGACCTCACCGCCCGCGCCCGGGAGGGCAAGATCGACCCCGTGATCGGCCGCGACGCGGAGATCCGCCGGGTGGTGCAGGTGCTGTCCCGGCGCACCAAGAACAACCCGGTGCTCATCGGCGAGCCCGGCGTGGGCAAGACCGCGATCGTGGAGGGCCTGGCCCGCCGGATCGTGGAGGGCGACGTGCCCGAGTCGCTCAAGGGCAAGACCCTCATGGCCCTGGACCTGGGCTCCATGGTCGCCGGGGCGAAGTACCGCGGCGAATTCGAGGAGCGGCTCAAGGCGGTGCTCGACGAGATCAAGGACTCCGACGGGCAGATCGTCACCTTCATCGACGAGATCCACACCATCGTCGGCGCCGGCGCCACCGGCGAGGGCTCCATGGACGCGGGCAACATGATCAAGCCGATGCTCGCCCGCGGCGAACTGCGCCTGGTGGGCGCGACCACCCTCGACGAGTACCGCAAGTACATCGAGAAGGACGCCGCCCTGGAGCGCCGCTTCCAGCAGGTCTTCGCCGCCGAGCCCTCCGTGGAGGACACCGTGGGCATCCTGCGCGGGCTCAAGGAGCGCTACGAGGTGCACCACGGCGTGCGGATCACCGACTCCGCCCTGGTCGCCGCGGCCACCCTCTCCGACCGCTACATCACCTCCCGCTTCCTGCCGGACAAGGCCATCGACCTCGTCGACGAGGCCGCCAGCCGGCTGCGCATGGAGATCGACTCCTCCCCGGAGGAGATCGACTCCGCCGAGCGCATCGTGCGCCGCCTGGAGATCGAGGAGATGGCCCTGGAGAAGGAGACCGACGCCGCCAGCGCGGAGCGCCTGGAGAAGCTGCGCGAGGAGCTCGCCGACGAGCGGGAGAAGCTCACCCAGCTGAGCACCCGCTGGCAGAACGAGCGCTCCTCCATCGACGAGGTGCGCAAGGTCCGCGAGGAGCTCGACGGGCTGCGCACCGAATCCGACAAGGCCGAGCGCGAGGGCGACTACGGCCGGGTCGCGGAGCTGCGCTACGGGCGGATCCCGGAGCTGGAGAAGCGCCTGGCCGCCGCCGAGGAGAAGATCGGCGAGGACGGCTCGGATGCCGACGCCATGCTCAAGGAGGAGGTCACCACCCAGGAGGTCGCCGAGGTGGTCTCCGCCTGGACCGGGATCCCCGCCGGCAAGATGATGCAGGGCGAGACCGAGAAGCTGCTCGCCATGGAGCAGGTCCTCGCCGGCCGGGTGGTCGGCCAGGAGGAGGCCGTCGCCGCGGTCTCCGACGCGGTGCGCCGCACCCGGGCCGGGGTCTCCGACCCGAACCGGCCCACCGGCTCCTTCCTCTTCCTCGGCCCCACCGGCGTCGGCAAGACCGAGCTGGCCAAGGCCCTGGCGGAGTTCCTCTTCGACGATGAGCGCGCCATGGTGCGCATCGACATGAGCGAGTACGGGGAGAAGCACTCCGTGGCCCGGCTCATCGGGGCGCCCCCCGGCTACGTCGGCTACGACGCCGGCGGCCAGCTCACCGAGGCGGTGCGCCGCCGGCCGTACACGGTGGTGCTCTTCGACGAGGTGGAGAAGGCCCACCAGGACGTCTTCGACGTGCTGCTGCAGGTCCTCGACGAGGGCCGGCTCACCGACGGCCAGGGCCGCACCGTGGACTTCCGCAACACCATCCTCATCCTCACCTCGAACCTGGGCGCCGGCGGCGACCGGGAGCAGGTGATGGCGGCGGTGAAGGCGGCGTTCAAGCCGGAGTTCATCAACCGGCTCGACGACGTGGTGGTCTTCGACGCGCTGAGCACCGGCCAGCTGCGCGGGATCGTGGACCTCCAGATCGCGCAGCTCGCCGAGCGGCTCGCCCAGCGCCGGCTCACCCTGGACGTCGCCGACGGGGCCAAGGACTGGCTCGCCGAGCGCGGCTACGACCCCGCCTACGGCGCCCGGCCGCTGCGCCGCCTGGTGCAGAAGGCGATCGGCGATGAGCTGGCCCGCCGGCTGCTCGCCGGGGACGTCCGCGACGGCGACCGGGTGGAGGTGCACGTCGCCGAGGACGGCGAGCATCTCGCGGTCACCGGCTACGACGAGGAGGGCGAGCCCCGGGTGACCGCCGAATAG